One genomic region from Leptospira tipperaryensis encodes:
- a CDS encoding DUF1003 domain-containing protein codes for MSMIRCNICNQLYKENQIVSSIGIRKEIESILKEKNPEWNENSFVCANDYNQARVTYVKRIMEEEIGSIHSLEQEVVNSVAESNLISANNNDSYVEKLSIGDRISDKVAKFGGSWSFIITFFLIMLGWILGNAAFLIRSPFDPYPFILLNLVLSCLAAIQAPIIMMSQNRQETKDRIRSENDYKVNLKAEIEIRTLHEKVDHLLLDQWSKMIQVQEIQMEILSEISSQLKNKK; via the coding sequence GTGAGCATGATTCGTTGTAATATTTGTAATCAACTTTATAAAGAGAATCAGATCGTTTCTTCGATCGGAATTCGGAAAGAAATCGAATCCATCCTAAAGGAAAAAAATCCGGAGTGGAACGAAAATTCTTTCGTATGTGCGAACGACTATAACCAAGCTCGAGTAACGTATGTAAAAAGAATCATGGAAGAAGAGATCGGAAGTATCCATTCTCTCGAACAGGAAGTGGTCAACAGCGTCGCCGAAAGCAATTTGATCAGCGCGAATAATAACGATTCTTACGTTGAAAAGTTGAGTATAGGAGACCGAATATCGGATAAGGTCGCTAAGTTCGGTGGAAGCTGGAGTTTTATCATCACTTTTTTTCTCATCATGCTCGGATGGATCTTGGGGAACGCAGCGTTTTTGATCCGTTCTCCTTTTGATCCGTATCCGTTTATCTTGTTAAACTTGGTTTTGTCTTGTTTGGCCGCTATTCAAGCTCCGATCATCATGATGAGCCAGAATCGACAGGAAACCAAAGATAGAATCCGATCCGAAAACGATTACAAAGTAAACTTAAAAGCGGAGATCGAAATTCGCACCTTACACGAGAAAGTCGATCATCTTCTTTTGGATCAATGGTCCAAGATGATTCAAGTGCAGGAGATTCAGATGGAAATCCTCAGCGAGATCAGCTCACAATTGAAAAATAAAAAGTAA
- a CDS encoding M48 family metallopeptidase, which produces MKRLIFFIGILAFGGVLMVLLYREQIQTERTSTLAPFYQILGKPIRTMNRALTKVLSVDSLDEKEYGDAIRERFSELKNVGDKDYDYLNQLIVSLTIYKQKPFDYSVYIMEEESPNAFALPGGVIFVTRGLLTTLKSEHELISVLSHEIGHIEKSHCMDGIRFELLTKKIGTDTLGKLADFAFQVMTRHAYNKTQEDEADEYAFDLILNTTYDPNGVGLAFLRLEKYDPETGSKKAKLFSEYFQSHPHMDLRREKFSEKANLWWENHPEERKYKGVRNLKSRITFEKKDYEEEWTEGRKS; this is translated from the coding sequence ATGAAACGATTGATTTTTTTTATAGGAATTTTGGCGTTTGGCGGAGTTCTCATGGTTTTGTTGTATCGGGAACAGATTCAAACCGAAAGGACTTCCACGTTAGCTCCCTTTTATCAGATTCTCGGGAAACCGATACGTACGATGAACCGAGCTCTGACCAAAGTGTTGTCCGTGGATTCTTTGGATGAAAAAGAATACGGAGACGCGATTCGTGAACGTTTTTCCGAACTCAAGAACGTAGGCGATAAAGATTACGATTATCTAAATCAATTGATAGTTTCTCTAACAATCTATAAACAGAAACCTTTTGATTACAGCGTTTATATCATGGAAGAAGAATCCCCGAATGCGTTTGCGCTTCCGGGAGGAGTTATCTTTGTAACAAGAGGGCTTCTGACAACTCTCAAATCGGAACACGAATTGATTTCCGTTCTTTCCCATGAAATCGGACATATCGAAAAATCGCATTGTATGGACGGGATTCGATTTGAGCTTTTGACAAAAAAAATCGGAACGGATACGTTAGGCAAGCTCGCAGACTTTGCTTTTCAAGTAATGACGAGGCACGCATACAACAAAACTCAAGAAGACGAAGCCGACGAATACGCATTCGATTTGATTTTGAACACTACGTATGATCCCAACGGGGTGGGGCTCGCTTTTTTGAGACTGGAAAAATACGATCCTGAAACCGGTTCTAAAAAAGCAAAGTTGTTCAGCGAATACTTTCAATCTCATCCGCATATGGATTTGAGAAGAGAAAAATTTTCCGAAAAGGCAAATCTCTGGTGGGAAAATCATCCGGAGGAACGGAAATACAAAGGAGTTCGAAACTTAAAATCCAGAATCACCTTCGAAAAAAAAGACTACGAAGAAGAATGGACTGAAGGTAGAAAATCCTGA
- the gpmI gene encoding 2,3-bisphosphoglycerate-independent phosphoglycerate mutase yields MKLSKKYTFRSRKALLVILDGVGYSPRGAEFGNAIAGANLPFLNRVWTQFPTLHIQAHGKAVGMPSDEDMGNSEVGHNVLGSGRIFDQGAKLVSNSIATGSIFQGQAWKEVIENVKKNQSTLHLLGLFSDGNVHSHIDHTKALISQAIAEKVSKIRLHILLDGRDVPEKSALDYLNPFEGWLDSFRKNGTDIKIASGGGRMTITMDRYEADWSMVERGWAIHTKGEGRNFSSAKEAIETFRTEDPKVIDQYLPSFVIAENGNPVGKILDGDSVVFTNFRGDRAIEISLAFTQKEFSKFDRGPLPNIVYAGIMQYDGDLKLPERFLVAPPAIDRTLGEYMANSGVSQYALSETQKYGHVTYFWNGNKSGYFDPKTEEYKEIHSDVIPFDQSPEMKALLITEALEKALTENKQDFYRVNYANGDMVGHTGNYPATVEAMEFLDGCVERLWKTCGKQNIVLMITADHGNADEMYQLDKKGNVEKDASGHPVPKTSHTLNSVPFSVLDPENKLKLNSKIKDPGLANVAATILDIMGYETPEGYHSSLIES; encoded by the coding sequence ATGAAGCTTTCCAAGAAATATACCTTTCGGTCTAGAAAGGCTCTACTCGTTATATTAGACGGAGTCGGTTATTCTCCTCGCGGCGCAGAATTCGGAAATGCAATCGCAGGCGCCAATCTTCCCTTTTTAAATCGTGTCTGGACCCAATTCCCAACGCTTCACATTCAAGCGCATGGAAAGGCAGTAGGAATGCCTTCCGATGAAGACATGGGAAATTCCGAAGTCGGTCACAACGTCCTGGGTTCCGGAAGAATTTTCGATCAAGGCGCAAAACTGGTTTCCAATTCGATCGCAACCGGATCGATCTTTCAAGGGCAAGCTTGGAAAGAAGTAATCGAGAATGTAAAAAAGAATCAATCCACCTTACACCTGTTAGGTCTTTTTTCGGACGGGAACGTCCATTCTCATATCGATCATACAAAAGCTCTGATTTCACAAGCGATCGCGGAGAAGGTTTCCAAAATCCGGCTACATATTCTTTTGGATGGAAGAGACGTTCCTGAAAAATCTGCATTAGATTATTTGAATCCTTTTGAGGGATGGTTGGATTCTTTTAGAAAGAATGGAACCGATATCAAAATCGCTTCCGGCGGAGGCCGTATGACGATCACGATGGATCGTTATGAAGCTGACTGGTCCATGGTGGAAAGAGGTTGGGCCATTCACACAAAAGGAGAAGGCAGAAATTTTTCTTCGGCAAAGGAAGCGATTGAAACCTTTCGTACTGAAGATCCAAAAGTGATCGATCAGTATCTTCCTTCTTTTGTAATCGCAGAAAACGGAAATCCGGTCGGAAAAATTTTAGACGGAGATTCCGTCGTCTTCACGAATTTTAGAGGAGATCGTGCGATCGAAATCTCACTCGCCTTCACTCAAAAAGAATTTTCCAAGTTCGACCGCGGTCCGCTTCCCAATATCGTCTACGCTGGAATCATGCAGTACGACGGAGATTTAAAACTTCCGGAACGATTCTTAGTAGCTCCTCCCGCGATCGACAGAACCTTGGGAGAATATATGGCGAACTCCGGAGTCTCACAATACGCGTTATCCGAAACACAAAAATACGGGCACGTCACTTATTTCTGGAACGGAAACAAAAGCGGGTATTTTGACCCAAAGACGGAAGAATACAAGGAGATCCACTCCGACGTGATTCCTTTTGATCAGAGTCCGGAAATGAAAGCCCTTTTGATCACCGAGGCTTTGGAAAAGGCACTTACCGAAAACAAACAGGATTTTTATCGAGTCAACTATGCAAACGGAGATATGGTGGGACACACTGGAAATTATCCTGCAACCGTAGAGGCTATGGAATTTTTAGACGGCTGTGTGGAAAGGCTCTGGAAGACATGCGGAAAACAGAATATTGTTTTGATGATTACCGCCGACCACGGAAATGCGGACGAGATGTATCAGCTCGATAAAAAGGGAAACGTGGAAAAGGACGCAAGCGGACATCCGGTTCCTAAAACGAGTCATACTCTTAACTCCGTTCCCTTTTCGGTTTTAGATCCCGAAAATAAACTTAAGTTAAATTCCAAAATCAAAGATCCCGGTTTGGCAAACGTAGCCGCGACGATCCTTGACATCATGGGATACGAAACTCCGGAAGGATATCATTCTTCCTTGATTGAAAGTTAA
- a CDS encoding aldo/keto reductase, with translation MTSLGTQGLKTSRIGLGCMGMSEFYGTRDDSESLKTLGRAHDLGITFWDTADMYGPYLNEELLSLALKGIRSEITLATKFGIVRDPSDPTVRGYNGTPKYVQSSCEASLKRLKVETIDLYYMHRMDPNTPIEETVGAMSRLVEQGKIRYVGLSEVNSDILRRANAVHPISALQNEYSLWSREPEDDILGTCKELGIGFVAYSPLGRGFLTGQIKKYEDFDADDYRRMSPRFQGENFTKNLELVRKIEALAKLKECKPSQLALAWVIAQGDGIVPIPGTKRIPYLEENFGALKVTLTKEDLIEIDSIAPKGIAKGARYPEWKKNTVS, from the coding sequence ATGACTTCATTAGGAACACAAGGTTTGAAAACATCCAGGATCGGCTTAGGCTGTATGGGTATGAGTGAATTTTATGGAACAAGGGACGATTCCGAATCTTTAAAGACTCTCGGAAGAGCTCACGATCTCGGAATTACTTTTTGGGATACGGCCGATATGTATGGCCCTTATCTCAACGAAGAATTACTGAGTCTCGCTCTCAAAGGAATTCGATCGGAAATTACTTTAGCGACAAAGTTCGGGATCGTAAGAGATCCATCCGATCCGACGGTTCGAGGTTACAATGGAACGCCTAAGTATGTTCAATCCTCTTGCGAAGCGAGTTTAAAACGTCTGAAAGTCGAGACGATCGATTTGTATTATATGCATCGTATGGATCCGAACACTCCGATCGAAGAAACCGTCGGTGCGATGAGCCGTTTGGTGGAACAAGGTAAGATTCGATACGTCGGCCTTTCCGAAGTGAACTCGGATATATTAAGAAGAGCGAATGCAGTTCATCCTATCTCCGCATTACAAAACGAATACTCTCTTTGGAGCAGAGAACCGGAAGACGACATACTCGGTACTTGTAAAGAATTAGGAATCGGCTTTGTTGCCTACAGTCCGTTAGGTCGAGGTTTTTTAACGGGACAGATCAAGAAGTATGAAGATTTCGACGCAGACGACTATCGTAGAATGTCCCCGCGTTTTCAAGGTGAAAACTTTACGAAGAATCTGGAGCTCGTCCGAAAGATCGAAGCCCTCGCGAAACTAAAAGAATGCAAGCCGTCGCAGTTGGCCTTGGCGTGGGTGATAGCGCAAGGCGACGGTATCGTTCCGATTCCCGGCACTAAAAGAATTCCTTATCTCGAAGAAAACTTCGGCGCCTTAAAAGTGACTCTTACCAAGGAAGACCTAATAGAAATCGATTCTATCGCGCCTAAGGGAATCGCAAAAGGTGCACGTTATCCGGAATGGAAAAAGAATACGGTTAGTTAA
- a CDS encoding DUF2339 domain-containing protein produces the protein MEPFLIFVLFLFGLYTFFQSKGLKREVEELESRIRILELSLKKEKQPETKASFAEEPAVKAKPVAPIVESAPIQSKEATSEKIVVKTEAKVPTPAKTIPTETKSTPAVAKPQQPILPKVPKEPGLLVQFWKKIEKPLSENWTGILGAVILVAGISFLGIYALFILSAFFRCLLVLSFAGVLFGLSLWLGKKSEFKTVSLALRSGAAAVFLFVSLGSGYIETLKWLENSYIALFVLASGILINLFTGYRSKNETFASLHTILGLVAVSIPQASGFTLGVTALICLPGVVWNYSEKRQLHLLVVSTGFFAAHLFWNHQIYSVSKPVGIEVVFPILCILPVFCGALLVHYRETLYGKKEFELFPLVSHLLNWSYLGISLIQYSQKSKYSTILLFLAAGIVWFLSSNAKRKEISWLFLTDRLVSQSLIVLAIFSLHLWSLGNLSILAILALEILIFSWICFKENNRFLERVSLSLTTLVFGILIFFSYKEFFQSPTPGVVIQEALASQIGYGLLILALIGFIGILERKFPIVKEELSLTSLLMTAMGLLAGGGLFSLYLFFSKETYGIWIPAILLSVILILRERLSSGRLLFTVWILTPLVTLTLWKSITSSTDENAERILIVSLPWLLPFLVYLKNCKIAENKTKIYWPGIFGFTAHLVFTFYFYLNLKSSLLFGSFVILLSLLYLELGKWSRKNEKEKPPEQQKLFHSFYILAFVLAGLFLFRHFTVEFQASSILFGIPARFWIEILAASLFLYWVLFPEEEFSSVSWLASAQPLFWELLIAIVVIGIYTETPGRILSFAMALTTLILFFLSKIKSLKTERFALYVYLFFIWTNVEIFLGGESTIFVTQNGFPWEQRGFQIASIFVQLGSIFFIFPKLSLEELESCFIGWTRIWKTPLRFFQKFYNLLPGYLGIFGVVIGVYVYTKDILSPISNLIVGPAWALLSVLFLELGQFFSRRTSSQSVGILSDFLKRASWFGLIAFSGHYVYVDLQSSYLFIGYLSAAHWIALLGLLVWVYWATSNIKETESVSFWKIVVPLLAEGCLLFVGLISYSTLNESWVSVAFSLAALFVLEIGIRKSESLSRFRWYGILFHLVACFYLTFIVSAEDNPVAQWYQAKWIPGVSTILLLFLFVYRAYRGYGKEGISFPTGLGFLKGISEKTGAYLNAVVYYPFFIGIFLFLYWSFSSAVLTLLWSTLAFLIFLLGLFLKESWFRYLSLGLLLFCVGRLVIHDLSSAGTILKAVVFLGVGSILLLMNMIYNKYRDRF, from the coding sequence TTGGAACCATTCCTCATATTCGTATTATTTTTATTCGGTCTTTATACTTTTTTTCAATCGAAGGGTTTAAAAAGAGAGGTTGAAGAATTAGAATCCAGAATTCGTATCTTAGAATTATCTCTCAAAAAAGAAAAACAACCCGAGACAAAAGCGAGCTTCGCAGAAGAACCCGCGGTCAAAGCAAAGCCCGTTGCTCCGATTGTAGAATCCGCGCCTATCCAGTCCAAAGAAGCGACTTCCGAAAAAATCGTAGTCAAGACCGAAGCGAAAGTTCCTACGCCGGCGAAGACGATTCCAACGGAAACAAAATCTACGCCTGCAGTTGCAAAACCACAACAACCAATTTTGCCTAAGGTGCCGAAAGAACCGGGGCTTCTTGTTCAATTCTGGAAAAAAATCGAAAAACCTCTTTCCGAAAATTGGACCGGAATCTTGGGCGCGGTCATTCTTGTCGCGGGAATCAGCTTTCTTGGAATCTACGCGTTATTCATCCTTTCGGCATTCTTTCGTTGTCTTCTCGTTTTGAGTTTTGCCGGAGTTCTCTTTGGGCTTTCTTTATGGTTGGGAAAAAAATCCGAGTTTAAAACGGTTTCACTCGCTCTGAGAAGCGGCGCGGCCGCGGTCTTTCTTTTTGTTTCTTTGGGAAGCGGTTATATCGAAACTCTAAAGTGGTTGGAAAATTCTTACATTGCCTTGTTTGTTCTGGCTTCGGGAATTCTAATCAATCTTTTTACGGGTTATCGATCTAAGAATGAAACATTCGCTTCTTTGCATACGATTTTAGGACTGGTTGCGGTTTCAATTCCTCAAGCTTCCGGATTTACGTTAGGTGTAACGGCTTTGATTTGTTTGCCGGGAGTTGTCTGGAACTATTCCGAAAAAAGACAGTTGCATTTACTCGTAGTAAGTACAGGTTTTTTTGCGGCCCATCTATTTTGGAATCATCAGATTTATTCCGTTTCCAAACCCGTAGGTATAGAAGTTGTATTTCCGATTCTTTGTATTCTTCCCGTGTTTTGCGGCGCGTTACTCGTTCATTATCGGGAAACTCTCTACGGAAAGAAAGAATTCGAATTGTTTCCTTTGGTCAGTCATCTTCTCAACTGGTCTTATTTAGGAATCAGTCTAATTCAGTATTCTCAAAAATCGAAATACAGTACTATTCTTTTGTTTTTGGCGGCGGGAATCGTTTGGTTTCTTTCCTCGAACGCAAAACGAAAAGAAATCTCTTGGCTGTTTTTAACCGATCGATTGGTTTCTCAGTCTTTGATCGTTCTTGCGATCTTTTCGCTTCATCTATGGAGTTTGGGAAATCTTTCGATCCTTGCGATCTTGGCGTTGGAGATTCTGATCTTCTCCTGGATTTGTTTTAAAGAAAACAACCGATTTTTGGAAAGAGTTTCTCTTTCTCTGACAACACTTGTATTCGGAATTCTGATTTTCTTTTCCTATAAGGAATTCTTTCAATCTCCGACTCCGGGTGTTGTGATTCAGGAAGCCCTCGCATCTCAGATTGGATACGGTTTGTTGATCCTCGCTTTGATCGGTTTTATCGGAATTCTGGAAAGAAAGTTTCCGATCGTTAAGGAAGAATTGTCTCTCACTTCTTTACTCATGACCGCCATGGGATTGTTAGCCGGTGGAGGTTTGTTTTCTCTTTATCTCTTTTTCTCCAAAGAAACATACGGGATTTGGATTCCGGCGATTTTGTTAAGCGTCATTCTGATTTTGAGAGAAAGACTTTCTTCGGGAAGACTTCTTTTTACGGTTTGGATTCTCACACCTTTGGTCACGTTGACTCTTTGGAAATCGATCACCTCTTCCACGGATGAAAACGCCGAAAGAATTTTGATCGTATCACTTCCGTGGCTTCTTCCGTTTCTAGTTTATCTCAAGAATTGTAAGATCGCAGAGAATAAGACAAAAATCTATTGGCCCGGAATTTTCGGTTTTACTGCTCATCTCGTATTTACTTTTTATTTTTATCTCAATCTGAAAAGTTCCCTTCTCTTCGGATCGTTTGTGATTCTTCTTTCTCTTTTGTATCTTGAGCTGGGGAAATGGTCTCGCAAGAATGAAAAGGAAAAGCCGCCGGAACAGCAGAAACTCTTTCACTCCTTCTATATTCTCGCGTTCGTATTAGCAGGTCTATTTTTATTCCGACATTTCACTGTGGAGTTCCAGGCTTCTTCGATTCTATTCGGTATTCCTGCGCGTTTCTGGATTGAGATTCTCGCCGCTTCTCTATTTCTCTATTGGGTTTTATTCCCGGAAGAAGAGTTCTCTTCCGTGTCCTGGCTTGCGTCCGCACAACCTCTTTTCTGGGAACTGTTGATCGCGATCGTCGTGATCGGAATTTATACCGAAACACCGGGAAGGATTCTTTCCTTTGCGATGGCACTAACGACCTTAATTCTATTTTTCTTATCTAAAATCAAATCGCTCAAGACTGAAAGATTTGCGTTGTATGTTTATCTTTTCTTTATCTGGACGAACGTGGAAATTTTCCTTGGTGGAGAATCTACGATCTTTGTGACTCAGAATGGATTTCCTTGGGAACAAAGAGGATTTCAGATCGCTTCGATATTTGTTCAGCTTGGTTCCATCTTTTTTATCTTTCCAAAATTGAGTTTGGAAGAATTGGAATCTTGCTTTATCGGATGGACTCGGATTTGGAAAACACCTCTTCGATTCTTTCAAAAATTCTATAACTTATTGCCCGGTTATTTGGGAATTTTCGGAGTCGTAATCGGCGTTTATGTTTACACAAAAGATATTCTTTCGCCGATTTCAAATCTGATCGTCGGACCGGCTTGGGCTCTCCTATCCGTTTTATTTTTAGAATTGGGTCAGTTTTTTAGCAGAAGGACCAGTTCCCAATCGGTCGGAATTTTATCGGACTTTCTCAAACGTGCTTCTTGGTTTGGTCTGATCGCTTTTTCAGGACATTATGTTTACGTGGATTTGCAATCTTCGTATCTGTTTATCGGATATTTATCGGCGGCCCACTGGATCGCTCTCCTCGGTCTTCTTGTGTGGGTTTACTGGGCGACTTCGAATATTAAAGAAACTGAATCCGTTTCTTTTTGGAAGATCGTCGTTCCTTTGTTAGCCGAAGGATGTCTTTTGTTTGTGGGATTGATATCGTATTCTACCTTAAACGAATCTTGGGTGAGTGTTGCCTTTTCGCTCGCGGCCCTTTTCGTTTTGGAGATCGGAATTAGAAAGTCGGAAAGTCTTTCCAGATTTCGTTGGTATGGAATTCTATTTCATCTCGTTGCCTGCTTTTATCTCACGTTTATCGTTTCCGCCGAAGACAATCCGGTCGCTCAGTGGTATCAGGCAAAGTGGATTCCCGGAGTATCGACGATTCTCCTTTTATTCTTATTTGTTTATAGGGCCTACAGAGGCTATGGAAAGGAAGGAATTTCATTTCCAACGGGGCTTGGCTTTTTAAAAGGAATTTCGGAAAAAACCGGAGCATATTTAAACGCAGTAGTATATTATCCTTTCTTTATAGGAATCTTTTTGTTCTTGTACTGGTCTTTTTCGAGCGCGGTCCTTACGCTTCTTTGGTCGACGCTCGCGTTCTTGATTTTCCTCCTCGGATTGTTTTTGAAAGAATCCTGGTTTCGATATCTTTCCCTCGGGTTATTGTTGTTCTGCGTGGGAAGATTGGTGATTCACGATTTGTCTTCGGCCGGAACGATTCTCAAGGCCGTGGTCTTTTTGGGAGTGGGAAGTATATTGCTTTTAATGAATATGATTTATAATAAATACCGGGATCGGTTTTAA
- a CDS encoding YceI family protein, with product MKYLNRILFFSLILFSLPNFASEVLKKEITFFAIHPMKEVHGVCKEVQIDSPKIQAAGTGYKLLAPFQIKVPVLKLHSGDESRDSHIMEILGYPDTPEILVVIESVSQTGESYSIKGKLTIHGTTQSFESSAKVESKDAGQIRVAGTVYIKFSDFKLERPSLLFVKAKEEIEIGFDFLIKI from the coding sequence ATGAAATATCTCAATCGTATCCTATTCTTCTCCTTGATTTTATTTTCTCTTCCCAACTTCGCGTCCGAAGTATTAAAAAAAGAAATTACGTTTTTTGCAATTCATCCTATGAAAGAAGTGCACGGAGTTTGTAAGGAAGTTCAAATCGATTCTCCCAAAATTCAAGCCGCGGGAACCGGATACAAACTCCTCGCTCCGTTTCAGATCAAGGTCCCCGTCTTGAAACTTCATTCCGGAGACGAGAGTAGAGATTCGCATATTATGGAAATATTAGGTTATCCTGATACTCCTGAAATTCTTGTCGTAATCGAATCCGTTTCTCAAACGGGAGAATCGTATTCGATCAAAGGAAAACTAACGATCCACGGAACCACACAATCCTTCGAATCTTCAGCAAAAGTGGAATCGAAGGACGCCGGCCAAATCCGGGTCGCGGGGACGGTCTATATCAAGTTTTCCGATTTTAAATTGGAAAGACCTTCTTTACTTTTTGTAAAGGCCAAAGAAGAAATCGAAATCGGATTCGATTTTCTGATTAAAATTTAA
- a CDS encoding MFS transporter translates to MTNNDSSISNGGLFAKKSLIHFYINTAITLLAGNMFNYTLIIYSLDLTQSQTFAGSIFFANVSPTILFSFFVGAILDRYSRLKILYIFQTNFILSGIILGTLILLGKMNYDLRYILILFSIYNGLALTFVIPGRLTLLGNLVDSKDTAKATMMLNILIIIGFGLAPMFVGLIKQKYEWYVLFFFISGLYSIGYLFLVFVKIKETVHLEKETIWFGLKRGFVFLRSESLSIELLILTMFAIFMVGPMQVVLPQFAKNILFLNERERGLYMGMLGLGLLIGGIGARLLHNRFHRGYTMLGATFLSGLTVLAVANFPFTIVSAFLLLFVGVLGGLLSALIPSTLQIITPDNVRGRVMSFYSLVFQATPALSGLLTGKLADTYGQPWSIGFSGGFIIVCAIFCAFSFAKLRAFR, encoded by the coding sequence ATGACAAACAATGATTCTTCAATTTCAAACGGCGGTCTTTTTGCAAAAAAAAGTCTGATCCACTTTTATATCAATACCGCAATCACTCTTCTCGCGGGGAATATGTTCAACTATACATTGATAATTTATTCCCTGGACTTGACTCAGTCACAGACATTCGCCGGTTCTATCTTTTTTGCAAACGTATCTCCTACGATCCTGTTTAGTTTTTTCGTAGGTGCGATCTTGGATCGATATTCTCGATTAAAAATACTTTATATTTTTCAGACCAACTTTATTCTTTCCGGAATCATTCTGGGAACGCTCATTCTATTAGGAAAAATGAATTATGATCTGCGATACATTCTGATTCTTTTTTCCATCTACAACGGCTTGGCGTTGACTTTCGTCATTCCCGGTAGATTGACTTTGCTCGGCAATTTGGTGGATTCAAAGGACACAGCTAAGGCTACGATGATGCTCAATATTCTTATCATCATAGGCTTCGGTTTGGCTCCGATGTTTGTCGGGTTGATAAAACAAAAATACGAGTGGTATGTTTTATTCTTTTTTATTTCCGGGCTGTACTCGATCGGTTATTTGTTTTTAGTTTTCGTAAAAATAAAAGAAACGGTCCATCTTGAAAAAGAAACGATCTGGTTCGGACTCAAGAGAGGATTTGTTTTCTTACGTTCCGAATCGCTCTCGATAGAATTGCTCATTCTCACGATGTTTGCCATTTTCATGGTGGGGCCGATGCAGGTGGTTCTTCCTCAATTTGCGAAAAACATACTATTCTTAAATGAAAGGGAGCGAGGTTTGTATATGGGAATGCTCGGTCTCGGGTTATTGATCGGAGGAATCGGAGCGAGGTTACTGCATAATCGTTTTCATCGAGGATATACGATGCTCGGGGCGACCTTTCTTTCCGGACTCACGGTATTGGCCGTCGCAAATTTTCCTTTCACGATCGTTTCGGCGTTTCTTTTACTTTTTGTGGGGGTTCTCGGCGGATTGTTAAGCGCATTGATTCCATCCACCTTGCAGATCATAACGCCGGATAACGTGCGTGGAAGAGTGATGAGTTTCTACAGTCTTGTCTTTCAAGCGACGCCGGCTCTTTCCGGACTTTTAACGGGAAAGCTCGCGGATACTTACGGTCAGCCTTGGTCCATCGGATTTTCAGGTGGGTTTATTATCGTCTGCGCGATTTTCTGCGCGTTTTCGTTTGCAAAACTGCGCGCCTTTCGTTAG